The Bradyrhizobium barranii subsp. barranii genome segment TTTGTCCTCGTGCGGCTCGCCACGGTTTTCGGCGGTTTGTTCCGAATCCCCGGGCTTCTTTCCGGCCATGTTCCCAGGATTGAAATGGTACTTGCCGTCCGGATTCTCGCCGGGCTGTTTCTCATTTGGATTTTTGGTGTTCTCGTCGGCCATGAGGCTGTTCCTTAGAGGGAGGAACAACATGCAACAGGGCGAGCAATCCCTTGGTTCCTACCAATGGCCTAATTCTCGTTCGCGAGCCTATTTCGGTCGGTATCCGACGTTCCGCACGATCGGCGCGGCACGCCCTGTTGGCTAGCATGAGGGAACACAATGGCGGCGAATATTTGAGCCATCGCTGGCTCGCTGCCACAACCGGCGAGGCCGCAAGATCGGCGTGCATCAGGCGCTACCCTGCTCCGTTGAGTTTGTTGGCCGCGGGGGTTCACTGCCGAGCCAGGAACATCGTTGCATTTGCCAAGTTTTCCCGACGCCCTCGATGCTCGTCGAGGGTAACCTCTAGGCCCCAGCTCATCCCCCATTTGAGCTGGGGCCCTTTTCTTCTAAGACAAGGGACTCAAGGGGAACGACAAGAGCAGGCGAAGATTTGAATCGTCGCTGGCTCGCTGCCAGAGCTGGCGGAGCGGCCCCGGCCTAACCCCCTTGTTTCCCCGGAGCCGGGGCCGTCTCTCGCCCTTGTCGTATCGGAGTAGCGTATGCGTTCCTCGCCCTCGATCATGCCGGCCGACTGCCTCGACCGCGACATCTATCTGGTGCTTGAAGACTTCGGCCCGCGCGCCGGTTGCGCCTGGCGTGAGACAGATGGGGCTGACACCGACGTCGAGATCATCCTGCAAAATCTCCTGTCTGGCCAGTACGCCTACGCGGAACGAGCGCTAAGACGCGCTACCATTTAGCACGAGTATGCACGCCATGCAGGATCCTAACGCGCGCAAGCGCGGCGGCATCGCCCCATTCGAAATCCGCGTTTGCGTCCATCCTTTGCCGCAGCGGGTACGGCTTACAGTTGTCGTCCCGGCAGAGCCGTCAGCTCTTGGGGGCGCTTGATGCGCCAGAACGGATATGCCGCCAATTCTTTCGAATGCTGCCCGAACATATCGACCCGTCTGCTTGTAAACTCCGTAATGACGCCGAAAAATTCAGTTGGTGACCTGATCGTCGCAAGTCTCAGGCCGAATTCAAAAGCAAATTGCGCGTTGGCCTCGGCTATCTCAAGAAGCCTCGCTTGATACGCCTGCATGTTTGCCGTCGCTAAAGCAAAGCCTTTCGTTGGATCGCTATCCGACATTCTCTGACTGAGGTCGTCTGGTAAGGCATCCACCGGAGGCTCAATGATAGGAACCTCGTGTTTAGGATCATGAAGCTTAGGAGGCGGTTCGATCGAGACTGCCGCAACAGAGCGAAGTAAATTCTCTTTCGGGCTTCTAACAATGTTCTGCTTGTTCCGTTGGGCCCGCATGGCCATTTTCGGATTGCGGGCGCGCTTTGGCGCTGTCGCCGGTTTGCGTTTGTTCATCTGACGCTCCAAGAAAATGGGGGTGCGACCACAACGGTCATTTCTGAGACGACAACAGGCTTTGTGACGTGGCGTTCCAAACCCGTGCATTGTTGGAGTTCCGCATCAACTGAGATCAATCGCACGTTCTGCGATGTCGACGATGATTTTAGGTCGCAACTCCAACCGACAAACGTCTAACTAGCGATGTTCCTGACCTATGCTCAACGGCGTCAGTCTGAGAACAATCAGCCCTCCGCTCGTGTGCTGTCCAAAGACCGCTTTAAGTTGCGGCGACTATACAAGCGTTCATGCCTTGATTTTCGCGAGACTTCCTTGAAGCGAACCTTCGGCCATTGATAGGCCGTATCGCTGGAGCAAGTTGAATGCTCTATCACTAGCAGTAGTACTATCAGTTCGCGGTGGAGGCTTTGCGAGAGGAAGTGTACGAGGTCATCCATGTGGCTGACGGCGAAGAAGCGTTGGCGTGGTACGGGCGGCGGGTCGGCGACGTTCTCATCACGGACGTCAAGCTGCCCGGAGGCATCGACGGATGGCAGATCGCCGAACGTTGCAGAGAGGAGGATCCCAAACGCCCGGTGATCCATGCGACCTGTTTTCCTCCCGTCGCGCCCCGCGCTGGCGGATAGAGGCCGGTTCGGCGACACCAAGCTGATCCGGAAACTCGGCGATGTCCGGCGAATTCGTCGATATGATCGAAGCGAAAATAGCTCAAACATTCAAGAAGCAATACGCGCAACTGGCGCCCGACGAAATCATGGTCCTGGCCTTTTTACATAAGCGCCTGGCGGCGTTGAAGGCGGCAGAGGCTAAATGGAATGTCTCGCGACCGGCTACCACGAGCTCGGCGACGCTCACCAATCGAACCCATAACGACGTCCGCGGATTCAGGATGTTAGAGAACGGCTGCGAGATAATTCGCTGTCCGGCTCCGCAATTTCTTCGCGACCTGCGACGGCGTGCCTGAAGCCACTATCCGACCCCCTTCGTCGCCGGCACCGGGCCCGATGTCGATGATCCAGTCGCTGGCGGCAGCCACCGTCATGTCGTGCTCGACCACGACGACCGTGTTGCCCGCCGCGACGAGGCCGTGCAGTTGTCTCATCAGCTTGGTGACGTCCGAGGGATGCAGTCCGGTCGTCGGTTCATCCAATACGTAGAGTGTCTGACCACGCTGCGCCCGTTGCAGCTCGGTGGCGAGCTTGACCCGCTGCGCCTCGCCTCCTGACAGTTCGGTCGCCGACTGGCCGAGCCGGATATACCCGAGCCCGACGTCGCGAAGCACGCCCAGACAACGACGTAGAAAATCCTCACTACTGAAGAACTCGAACGCTTCGTCCACAGTCAACGCCAGCACGTCAGCGATTGATTTGTTCCGGATCTTGACCTCCAACGTTTTGGCGTTGTACCGCGCGCCTTTGCAAGTCGGACAGGGAGCGTAAACGCTCGGCAGGAAGAGAAGCTCGACACAGACGAAGCCTTCCCCTTGGCACGTCTCGCAACGGCCTTTCGCTACATTGAAGGAGAACCTGCCCGCGTCATAGCGCCTTGCACGCGACTGTTTGGTTGAGGCGAATATCTTGCGAACATGATCCAGCAGGCCGGTGTAAGTCGCGAGATTCGATCTCGGCGTACGGCCGATCGGCTTCTGGTCCACGACTACCAATCGCTTGATGTCATCGAGGCCTTCCGCAATCTCGCCACCTAAGGTTTCGACCGGAGTCTCTAGCTTGTCGTCCTCGTCGCCCGCCTCTTTGCGCTGGCCCAGTTCGTCGCCCACGGCATCGACAAGAAACTGACTAATGAGGCTCGACTTGCCGGATCCCGAAATCCCCGTGACGCTCGTAAACACGCCGAGCGGAATTTCCGCGTCTAGCCGATTGAGATTGTTGCGCGTAACACCGCGAAGCTTGAGCCATCCGCGGGGGTTTCGTGGAGGCCTTGCCACCCTCCCGTGCTGGCCACAGAGGTAAGGTCGCGTCCGAGACGCTTCCACGTCTTTCAGTCCTGCCAGGGGACCGCTGTACATAATACGCCCTCCCTGCGCGCCTGCGTCGGGGCCGACGTCGACGATCCAATCGGCGTGCCGCACCACATCGAGCTCGTGTTCGACGACGAAGAGCGAGTTGCCGGCCGACTTCAGGCGGTCGAGAGCGCGCAACAAGGCTTCCGTGTCCGCCGGATGCAGTCCCGCAGAGGGCTCATCCAGGACATAGACCACTCCGAACAGATTAGAGCGGACCTGCGTCGCCAATCGAAGCCGCTGTAGCTCGCCTGGCGACAGCGTCGGCGTGCTGCGTTCGGGCGTCAAATAGCCAAGACCGAGATCAAGTAGCACTTCAAGGCGTGCCGACATGTCCTCCGTTATCCGTTGCACCACGAGAGCCTTCTCAGGATGGCCGACGAATTGATTCCTTTTCTTGTCGAGATGCCCGCCGAGCAACAAGCGGAGCTGGTTCAACGGCAGTCGCGAAACCTCGGCAATGTCCATTCCGGCGAAAGTGACGGACAGCGGCTCGGGTTTAAGCCGCTTCCCCTTGCAGACTGGGCAATTCGAGCTCGACAAGAATTGCGCCACCCGGCGTTTCATCATAGCGCTTTGCGTCGTGGCGAACGTCTGCAGCACGTATTTGCGCGCGCCAGTAAAAGTACCTTGATAGCTCGCCTCCTCCTTCCGCTTCAGAGCCCGCCTCGTCTCGGCAGGCGTATAGCCGGCGTAGACCGGCACGGTCGGCTGCTCGTCAGTAAACAGAATCCAGTCCCGATCTTTCTTCGGCAATTCGCGCCACGGCCTGTCTACGTCGTAGCCGAGGGTAACGAGAATATCGCGCAGGTTCTGGCCTTGCCACGCGCTTGGCCACGCGGCTATGGCCCGCTCGCGGATGGTCAACGTGTCGTCGGGAACGAGCGAACGTTCGTCGACCGCATGGACGCGTCCGATGCCATGACAGTTGGGACAAGCGCCCTCGGGCGTGTTGGGCGAGAACGACTCCGCATATAGCAACGGTTGATGCTGCGGATAGTCGCCGGCGCGCGAGTACAGCATCCGCAGCAGATTGGACAGGGTCGTCACGCTGCCGACTGATGACCTTGTCGTCGGCGAGCCTCGCTGTTGCTGCAAAGCGACCGCGGGGGGAAGCCCCTCGATCGAGGCCACTTCGGGCACTGCCATTTGGTGGAAAAGGCGGCGGGCGTACGGTGAGACCGATTCCAAGTAACGCCGCTGGGCCTCTGCGTACAAGGTCCCGAAGGCGAGCGACGACTTCCCGGATCCGGACACGCCCGTGAACACCACGAGCGCATTTCGGGGTATCTCGAGCGAAACGTCCTTCAGATTGTGCTCGCGGGCTCCGCGGACGCGGACGAAACCGTCGTCTGTATGGATATTCTGCTCGCCCTTATCGCCGATCAGCGACTTGTCCATCGTACGGTTCCTCGCCACTCGCGGAAACGCTGTGGCCGTCTCGAAGAGGAAAGTCTCCGGGAAATGACCGGTTCCGTAACGGTCACCGGCCGTCCCTTAGCGCCGAAAGCCCGAGCTCCTGTGATTTTACATCTAGGAACCGGCTCTCGCGCCCGTCGTTCAATTCCCGACAAATATAGAGGATTTTCTATGAATGACCGCGCGCGACAGATCTTCAAACCGGAATTCCGATTCGGCCTCGGTGGCGTTTCCCTCGGGAACGAGTTCAACAAGCATACCGATAAGGAAGCCGAGGCAACCCTTGAAAGCGCATGGGCGATGGGCGTTCGATATTTCGATGTGGCGCCTTGGTATGGGTTCGGACTCTCCGAGCGTCGCTTCGGTCATTTTCTGCATAACCAGAAGCGCGAAGATTATATGCTCTCGTCGAAGGTCGGGAAGCTTTTCAAGGCGTCAAAGAACAACAAACATGCGGATATTTATCCGCTGTCAGATTCGCCCAATGACATCATTTTTGACTATACGGGGGACGGTGTGCGCCGCTCGATCGAAGACAGCCTGCAGCGCCTCGGCGTCGACAGCCTGGACGTGGCTTTCGTGCACGACATCTCGCCGGATTTCGCCTTCTTTCCGAACGGCTGGGAAGAACAGTACGAAATCGCCCGTAAAGGCGCGTTTCCGGCGCTCTCCAAAATGCGTGACGAGGGCATCATCCGCGCTTGGGGCATCGGCGTGAATACCCCGCTTCCCATCCTCAAAGTCATGGAAGATGCGGATCCTGACGTCTGCCTGTGCGCCCGCCAATACTCGTTGATCGATCACGCAAGTGCGGTGAACGAACTTTTCCCGGTCGTGCGAAAAAAGAACGTTTCGCTCGTCATCGGCTCCTCTCTCAACGCCGGCTTCATCTCAGGAAGTCCACGTTACAATTACGGAAAAGAGAACTTCAAGATTCCCGCAGCTGTCATCGAGAAGCGGGAGAAGCTCAGGACGATCGCCTCTCGGTATGGCGTGGACCTCCGAACTGCCGCACTTCAGTTTTCGGCGGCGGCCGACGTCGCGGTCGCTCTGGTCGTGGGGGCACGGAGCGCTCAACAGATCCAGGAGGACTGGAATTCGCTCCAGGCCAAGATCCCTTCGGATTTCTGGGGTGATCTCAAACAACAAGGCCTCATCGAGAAAAGCGCCTCGCTCCCTGCTGCTTCGGAGGCTTGAGCGTGAAGGTCGGCGATTTTGTGGTCGAACGGCTCCACGCTTGGGGCGTGCGCCGCATCTATGGCTATCCGGGCGACGGCATCAACGGTGTGATCGGCGCGCTGCAGCGCGCCGACAGCATTGAATTCATCCAGGTGCGGCACGAGGAGATGGCCGCCTTCATGGCGGTCGCGCA includes the following:
- a CDS encoding phasin family protein produces the protein MNKRKPATAPKRARNPKMAMRAQRNKQNIVRSPKENLLRSVAAVSIEPPPKLHDPKHEVPIIEPPVDALPDDLSQRMSDSDPTKGFALATANMQAYQARLLEIAEANAQFAFEFGLRLATIRSPTEFFGVITEFTSRRVDMFGQHSKELAAYPFWRIKRPQELTALPGRQL
- a CDS encoding response regulator transcription factor, whose translation is MYEVIHVADGEEALAWYGRRVGDVLITDVKLPGGIDGWQIAERCREEDPKRPVIHATCFPPVAPRAGG
- a CDS encoding excinuclease ABC subunit UvrA, with translation MDKSLIGDKGEQNIHTDDGFVRVRGAREHNLKDVSLEIPRNALVVFTGVSGSGKSSLAFGTLYAEAQRRYLESVSPYARRLFHQMAVPEVASIEGLPPAVALQQQRGSPTTRSSVGSVTTLSNLLRMLYSRAGDYPQHQPLLYAESFSPNTPEGACPNCHGIGRVHAVDERSLVPDDTLTIRERAIAAWPSAWQGQNLRDILVTLGYDVDRPWRELPKKDRDWILFTDEQPTVPVYAGYTPAETRRALKRKEEASYQGTFTGARKYVLQTFATTQSAMMKRRVAQFLSSSNCPVCKGKRLKPEPLSVTFAGMDIAEVSRLPLNQLRLLLGGHLDKKRNQFVGHPEKALVVQRITEDMSARLEVLLDLGLGYLTPERSTPTLSPGELQRLRLATQVRSNLFGVVYVLDEPSAGLHPADTEALLRALDRLKSAGNSLFVVEHELDVVRHADWIVDVGPDAGAQGGRIMYSGPLAGLKDVEASRTRPYLCGQHGRVARPPRNPRGWLKLRGVTRNNLNRLDAEIPLGVFTSVTGISGSGKSSLISQFLVDAVGDELGQRKEAGDEDDKLETPVETLGGEIAEGLDDIKRLVVVDQKPIGRTPRSNLATYTGLLDHVRKIFASTKQSRARRYDAGRFSFNVAKGRCETCQGEGFVCVELLFLPSVYAPCPTCKGARYNAKTLEVKIRNKSIADVLALTVDEAFEFFSSEDFLRRCLGVLRDVGLGYIRLGQSATELSGGEAQRVKLATELQRAQRGQTLYVLDEPTTGLHPSDVTKLMRQLHGLVAAGNTVVVVEHDMTVAAASDWIIDIGPGAGDEGGRIVASGTPSQVAKKLRSRTANYLAAVL
- a CDS encoding aldo/keto reductase; this translates as MNDRARQIFKPEFRFGLGGVSLGNEFNKHTDKEAEATLESAWAMGVRYFDVAPWYGFGLSERRFGHFLHNQKREDYMLSSKVGKLFKASKNNKHADIYPLSDSPNDIIFDYTGDGVRRSIEDSLQRLGVDSLDVAFVHDISPDFAFFPNGWEEQYEIARKGAFPALSKMRDEGIIRAWGIGVNTPLPILKVMEDADPDVCLCARQYSLIDHASAVNELFPVVRKKNVSLVIGSSLNAGFISGSPRYNYGKENFKIPAAVIEKREKLRTIASRYGVDLRTAALQFSAAADVAVALVVGARSAQQIQEDWNSLQAKIPSDFWGDLKQQGLIEKSASLPAASEA